A single region of the Sorghum bicolor cultivar BTx623 chromosome 7, Sorghum_bicolor_NCBIv3, whole genome shotgun sequence genome encodes:
- the LOC110437126 gene encoding germin-like protein 12-2: MAPATYFLLVSFLALVTSQAIASDPSPLQDFCVADIHSPVKVNGFVCKDPMAVNADDFFKAANLDKPRDTMKSKVGSNVTLINVMQLPGLNTLGISLARIDYAPLGQNPPHTHPRATEILTVLEGTLYVGFVTSNTDNGNKLFTKVLKKGDVFVFPQGLIHFQFNPKHDKPAVAIAALSSQNPGAITIANAVFGSKPPISDDVLAKAFQVQKVTIDWLQAQFWENNHN, translated from the exons ATGGCTCCAGCCACCTACTTTCTCCTCGTTTCTTTTCTAGCATTGGTCACTTCTCAGGCCATTGCTTCTGACCCAAGCCCGCTCCAGGACTTCTGTGTTGCCGACATACACTCTCCAG TGAAGGTGAATGGATTTGTCTGCAAGGACCCCATGGCTGTGAATGCAGATGACTTTTTCAAGGCAGCAAACCTTGACAAACCTAGGGACACAATGAAAAGCAAGGTTGGATCCAATGTCACTTTGATCAATGTCATGCAGTTGCCTGGACTCAACACCCTAGGTATCTCGTTGGCTCGCATTGACTATGCACCATTAGGTCAGAATCCGCCACACACCCACCCACGTGCCACGGAGATTCTCACCGTGCTTGAGGGTACACTCTATGTTGGATTTGTCACCTCCAACACAGACAATGGCAACAAGCTATTCACCAAGGTTCTCAAGAAGGGTGATGTGTTTGTATTCCCCCAAGGGCTCATCCACTTCCAATTCAATCCTAAACATGACAAGCCAGCAGTCGCAATCGCGGCACTAAGTAGCCAGAACCCTGGGGCTATAACTATTGCCAACGCAGTCTTTGGATCAAAGCCACCAATCTCAGATGATGTCTTGGCCAAGGCATTCCAGGTGCAAAAGGTGACAATTGATTGGCTTCAAGCTCAGTTCTGGGAGAACAACCACAACTAA